The Candidatus Woesearchaeota archaeon genome segment TCAGTTTACCACAAAAAACGCTCACGAAGTACTCATTAAAGCACGCGGTAAATTCATTAGTCGCGCAGTTGATATTGCAGAAATTGCACGTAAACGATTTCTTAAAGATCAAATTCAAATTAAAAAAATATCTATTGATTCTGAAGATTTCAAGAATAAAGAAG includes the following:
- the albA gene encoding DNA-binding protein Alba, with the protein product MDDEQTGQEGLDNSIFVGTKPFMNYVTGVVIQFTTKNAHEVLIKARGKFISRAVDIAEIARKRFLKDQIQIKKISIDSEDFKNKEDKDVSVSTIEIILEKIK